The genomic stretch aatatcaaactaatgttgcagtcgacgatcctaacaagtggtatcagagcccaggtggctatgggttgtgcctggatgagcccggttagggtcgggccctgaaggactcgggttagagtcgagcccaggatgacccaggggccagggctggaacgacccatgttcgtgtcgactgcgttcccgatgtggtctcggtttgaggggaggtttgttgagttacaaacccgtcccacatcggatgagtgagggaagttggaaggtgtatataattcctgtccaaccccaattagtttgaggccttttgggagtgacccaaaaacaaatccgtgcgggcttgacccaaagcggataatatcaaactaatgttgcagtcgacgatcctagcAAAAATTTGATGAACAATTATTTAGTCAATCAAAATTGGGgattatttttccttttatttcagtttatagTTAAAAGaatcaataattttataaatatagtactccatatttactattttatcgatataatatataattttaaaaagtctaataaaacaaaccctaacaattATAGCCCCCCATTAATATCCAATACTTAGATTCCAAGAACTGCAATATCTTGGAAATGAATATAGTTGCTTACAGATTAAACAAATAATGAGACGTGAATTAAACGAAAATGTTGCTTTCATAAAAACGGGCCAaaaaatgcgaggatgaaaatcAGAAATGGGCCAAAAAACTAAATTACTATCATACAGACAATACCTAGAAAAAATAGTTTGACAAATGGGCCAAAATGAATCAATATAGATATTAATATATGATGTTCAATTAAGTGGTCGAGTCCAGACATGAAAATAAAAACGAATAAGACAAATAATTAGGATAGGTAGAAGTGATGTTAGGGAAATGGACGATCACTCTGCTTGCCGAAAATGCCACGGCCATATGTGGAAGAAATGACATCCCTAAGAAGTGGATACTGCAGCAGCACAAATGAAGAAATGGGCAAACAAGTTAGTGCACCCATAGGAAACAATACCCACGCTTTCTTCCGCCCAAACACTAGATACACCGTCGAACTAAAGGCAATCATCATGAATAGGATGGAGACAAACAGGGTGAATAGGCCGATGCATAGTCGCTTAGGCAAAGCGTATAAAAAATCTTCTTCTGCATATCGCGATGTGTGGATGGACAAGAACATCAAGAGCGAAGTGGAGGAGGTGAAGAGCGAAACTGCATCTGAAACTGCAAATACTGTAAACGCAGTTGAATTGTGGAATACGGGATAACCAGAGTCTGGTTTGTTGCCACCGGGAACTGTGATCGCTGCAGCAAACACAACGGTGGCTATCAATGTTGCTGCTATAGTACATGAGCTTGCCGTATCTTTCATCCATTTCTCTCCTTCTATTTTTAGCCTTTTGTGTTCTTTTGTAAATATCATCTTAGCTGTTTCCCCACTACTGTTTTTTTGTTCCTTGATATGAGGAGAAAGAAACTTACTAGCTTCCTGTTTAAACACCAGAAAACCATGAGTAATAAACTTGCAAGTTTTGTATAGATTTTATGTATAAATATGAATATACCTGAAACCATTGTATTTCACGCTGCATTTGGAGAGCTGCGCCCGATACTAAATTGAGCTTGTGAGTGGGTGCCAAACATGCGGCCAAGTGAAGGATAGAGTTACCAGAATTATCGATTTTATTTGAGTAGTCATATGTTCTGCTTTGATACAAGAGATTGAACACTTTCTCACAGCGGTTCTTGACGGCCAAGTGGATAAAACTCTGATAAGAAGAATCCGTAAAATAAATTGCAAGAGGAAAAATCTCAACAATTTCTTCAACAACATCGCGATTTCCTGTTTCAGCTGCGGCAAGAATGGTGTCTTGGCAAATACGTGATGCAGTATCGTAGTCTAACGATTCCATGTGTTTGCATAAGCATTTCACAAGCTTGAGTGCTTTCTCGCGTAGCATTATCTTTTCATGATACTTATTAAAGCGAGACGCTGGAAATAGGATGATAAAAAAACATGTCATGCAATATAAATTGCAGTTCTCAATTcaataagtagtagtagtagtagtatttattaccCAAGTATTTGATAACTCCACCAGGGTGCAATTTCAGAACAAGTTTGTGCCACCATGGAAGCTCTGTATCTAAAGAAGTCAGATAATCAAAACCATATTAGATTGTAAGAAGTGGACATGAATGACTTGCCTAGAATAGTTTGTTTCTCAATGTCAAATGATTTTGGCTTCATATCCATCTTCAAAGTACCTTCAATTTTAAGAATGACTCATCAAAAACAATTGGCCATGAACATGCCAAAATATGGAGTGTTAGTACTACTTACACCAGTATATGAGACGTTTCCAAAAGCTGAGTTGATCGTCGATACAGAATACTGTGGCCTTCTCTGCTATGTTAACCAAAACTGTACAAATAGTCTTAGGATTCACCGTGACCATGTAAGGATACTTGTTAACCAATTCCAATGCTATATCTGCTCATGTGTGTAAATATAATTAGTACTCCTAATACTTAGTTCATTTTGTTTGAAAGACTGACAtattatttatacatatatcACTCACCGAAAAAGTCAGCACAAATCATCAATTCTAGAAGCACACATCCTCCATCACCAGCAAATGGATTCGTGGGAAGATTATCGTAGGTTTTGGAAATGAACAACTGAAGAATTTCCCTATGACCAAAATCAGCTGCTGAGTGATGGGGGAATCTGTTATCAATGTTTGAATGGTAGAGCAAGTTAGGATATCTGGTGACGAGTATCTCCGCGGCCTGGTAGTTCCCCATCGCTGCAGCAGTGTGCAGTGGATTATCTCCAAACTTATCTCTTAAGGCTAATACAGAGTCATCCGAGATCAAATCCAGCAGCTTCGACAAAAATTCCGGCTTCCTCACAGTGGCGGCGACGTGGATGGCTGTTTCTGAACTGAAGCCCAGTCTCAGTTTGATGGCATTGGGGTCTTGATCCACAAATCTTTTAGCCGTCTGCCAATCACCTCTTAGTGCACTTCTATACAATGCCGTGTCCTCACGCCACTCTTTTCCTATTTTTATTACCACATCACTATCAATACATGACTAATTCCTAATACACAACTGCATGAAAATCTGTTTTTGAAAATATGAAGACCATTTTTAGATCGTTTACCAAGGTCATTTTAGTCACTTTTTGGTTCACTATCTATATACTATAATCTAAAATGAcctgcatatttttaaaaatatgaaccAAGTGTTGTCAAATAATGATAATTCTACATTATTTTGATCATATTTTTACTGTTGTTGATTTAAAAGATGTAAAATAAAATGACGGGTCTCACCTTTATAAGAGACGGTGGCGAAAGGCGGGGGAGGTGGAGGTGAAGGCGGAGGCAGTCGGGTTTCAGAGAAGTTATATTTGAGCTTCAACCACATGGCCCTTGCGCAACGCAATTTAACAACAGTTTTAATAACTTCATCGCTGAGCGCTCCAAGAATCCATCCCTTGATCAGCCAATCGTTCCGCCTCCACGCGCCATCGCGGTTTTCTGGTGGGGGAGGTGTGTCATCGATGAATTCCATCAAGTCCTGGCTTTGGAGAAGGCACAGCATCTGCTCGCTCCATGTCTCGTAGTTGTATCGGTTATTCACGTCACGGCCGAGCTTCACGGACACGAAGCTCGCCACGTTAGCTGCTGCCAAGGTAACCATATGTTCTCACTATGATTTGAAGCCAACTTAACTTGTTCTACTAACATGTTTTGGTCTATTTATTTTCTTAGATCACAAAGGTTTTTTTAAATAGCATTTCTTACTTTGCTTTTGAATTCTTAATCTGAAGCAAAACTAGACTTTATTCTAACTGTTGGGTCTTTATGTGATGGTATAACTTAAACAACACGTTATACCATAATCTATCAATACAAAATTAATGGGTAATGCTTTACTTTATTTCAAAATCAATACTCCATCGTATGCATTTTTTGTtgaacacaaattttaatgtacaattagtaaagtgaagagagatagatagaaaaaatagttaaagtattgttaatggaaaATGAGTCTTATTTCATTAGAGagaataatttctaaaattagaaaatgcatactCTTAGCTTATGGACGgtctaaaaagaaaataatgcatACTCTTGTTTGGCGGATGGAGTGTTATATATGTATAAACTAGATTAAGATATTGACTATTATAAATGGAATTGATGAACTTTAGTTAATTAATGCAACAAAAGAAGGCTAGTGTATAGGCCCATAGCATGTGGAACAATTAGTCTAGTAGAGTGGTTTATGTTTTAGATGCTAGTTAACTTCAATGTTGATTTTGTCACAATAAAACTTAATGGAATTGAGTTAGCAACGGGCGTATCAACATAGATTCTAATATGTGATGTTCAATTAAGTGGTCGAGTCCAGACATGAAAATAAAAACGAATAAGACAAATAATTATGATATCTAGAAGTGATGTTAGGGAAATGGACGATCACTCTGCTTGCCGAAAATGCCACAGCCATAGGTGGAAGAAAACGATATCCCTGAGAAGTGGGTATTGCAGCAACACAAATGAAGAAATGGGCACACAAGTTAGTGCACCCACCGGCAACAGAACCCACGCCTTCTTCCGCCCAAACACTAGCTAGATACAACGTCGAACTAAAGGCAATCATCATGAACAAGATGGAGACGAAAAGGGTGAATAGACCGATGCATAGTCTCTTGTGAACCAAGTATGTGAATGACTGCTGCGACTTCTGAACTATTGTGCGCCACCATGGAGACTCTGTAACTAAAGTAAGTAGTACTGATCAAAACATTATTAGATTGTAAAAATAAGAGTGGAGTGTGGACATGATCAATCACTTGCCTAGACTAGTTTGTTTCTCAATGTCAAATGATTGTGGCTTCATACTCATCTTCGAAAACAATGGCCATAATGGGACGTTTCCAAAAGCTGAGGTGATCATTGATTGTGGCCTTCTCTGCTATCATAACCAAACTTGTGAGGATTCATCCAGACTATATAAGGATACTAGTCAACCAAATCCAAAGCGGTATCTGCTTATATATGTGTATTGTATACTATAGAGTTAGTGATGAGCTCAAAAAGTTTATCATAGCATATGCTATCTTGATGAATTACTCACCGAAAAAGTCAGAAGCAATCATCAAATGGATTAATGGGAAGATTACCTTGAGTTTTGGAAATCAACAACTGAAGAATTTTCTTATGGCCGAAACATGCTGCTGAGTGATGGGGGAATCTGTTATCATCGTTTGAAAGATAGAGCAACATAGGATATCTGGTGAGCAGAATCTCCGCGGCCTGGTAGGCTAAATTCAAACCCCAAAATGTCATCTTCTTCTTGTTTGTATATAACGTCTAACATTTTTTATCTAGTGGTTTGTTCAGTAACatctttttttaatgtttttttggATTGCCAGGTCTTCCTTGATTCCAATTTAAATCTTCATTTGCTATATAACTTAAACAACGCGCATAGAAAATTAATGGATaatgctttattttattttatactaattaatagtagtattgcATAATAAATTGGAATTTCCGGTTAATACGGCATTGCTCCTTCCGAAACTGTAAATATAGGTATTAACAAAAAGGCCGCAAATCTAGGTCAGCCTTGTATAATTGTTTATGTATCAGGTAAGCTTTTGTAGGTCAATGCTCTAACATCCGGCTCACATGCAAACTCTATATCTATTTATCCATAtaatctcatttattttttcattttaattcatacatcaaaactaatttaattttatggagtactactaaATATTGTCCAATTTTGCAATTTTGGTCTGTCCGTAAAAAATTATCCCATTTACttctttctattttaagtaAATAGACCACACTTTTTATCAACTCTTTACcttcatattctattataaaattaatatataaatgtgcaatcctcattccactaactttttaaatttatttttcttcacatttcttaaaatctatgcCGAAtcaaacttggacaatatttcataCACAGATGGagtattctttttctttctatttcttgTTTTATGCATTAGATTTGGTGCCATATacaaataagattattttagttaacGGAGCTAATACTATACATATTCATATACCTATAATATACCTATAACTATACCTATACCTATACCTATACCTATACCTTATAGTCACTTGCTATTTCCATTCAtcatttattttactattaattttcacatctacattattaaattgcgTTATTTATGAAGCTTAAAATATActgttattgaaattttaaaaacaatataCTTTtttcgtctcataaaaataaattatttaaaattaacaaaaattttaatatttaattaataaagtaagagagaatgagaaaatataattaaaattatatagtgaatgATGAGATCCAtcaatgataaagtaaaaaaaatataaaagagtTATCATAAATGAATATAGGCTATTTTTATGAGACTGGATAGAAAAAAATACGACCTATTTCGATGGAAGGAGAGAGTAATTGAAAGAAAACATTACGTggttaaaattgaaaaacgAATTTAGAGGTGGGATTTTCGAAACCCCCAAAGGGgaacaacaatttaaataaaaaccacttcatccgtcccacaataataagcactctttcattttaagtccgtcctacaagaatatgcactttctaattttggaaactcttttccctctaatgaggtgagactcattctccactgataatacttttattattttttctctctacctctctcttactttattaattttgcattaaaattcgtgccgaacccaaagtacATATTatttggggatggagggagtattttatattttaattttcataatgttgaaaaagaaagaaaaaagaaataaatattactccctgtcgcacaagaatatgcattttttcctttttagtccgtctcacaagaatatgcacttttcaatactttaattactttttctccctacctttctcttacttttccaattttgcattaaaactcgtgccgaacccaaaatgcatattctttggagacggagggagtaaaaaatttcaaacgGTAGTTTCATTCCAACTCATGCGGCTCGGGCCACCTGAAATATGCAGTCAGCGGCCAGCCTTGCTCATCCGCAATAAACTATCCGCGTTCGCTCTTCCTTCCGGCCCCAAAACACCtgttgtgtattttttattatcgACAGTTTAGCCtaattttgatatattatatCCATccttcaaaaataatttttttttatttaaaatattagtctctaaaattatcaatatttcTCAAAATTTAGTATTTTTATAAACTTTAAAACTGGTTTATACTATCTCCAATCATTTGcgtcaaactcaaactcatttttgatTATACGCCACATTAAAAAGTCATTTTACTTCAATTatttacaccaaattcaaatttcactatttttgagtttttgtctcacaatttttttatagtaacattatatttggtgttgtttcacaaaaaacaccaaaaatatgTTTGAGTTTGGTATATGGTTAGAGAAGATTTCTAtaccaaaactcatttttggatgatggttggagatggtcttaaaatatcataaactttaTATCCCATGACAGGTCAATCACCATATACGGCTAATTTACATGTAACTATTTTGCACTACTAAATCAAAGTATTTTTTAAGTGGCTTTTTATCCTAATTGGCACGAACTTAAAAAGtggtctaaaatatcataaatatttcACGGCTGTCCATGTAGAATAAACTTTTTGCCGAAGATATCTTATTTGGACTGAGTTGAGAAACAAAAtctaaagtttgtgatattttgaATCGATtttaaagttagtggaataaaatTTCGCTAAAGTTGTTTTTAAGACCAATATTCCTTTCTAGTATTTTGATATGccttttaaaaattaaaattttaaatactccctccgtgtccaaagaatatgtactttggatttatcacgagttttaatacaaaattggaaaagtaagagaaatgtagagagaaaaaataattaaagtattattaataGAGAATGGTCCACCTTACTAAAGTGAAAGAAGTTTcataaattagaaaatatatattcttaTGAAAcggattaaaaagaaaaagagccTATATTGTTGTAGGATTCTCTTAGATAAGACTCATTATTTCGAaagttttttataaaaatttaaaggCCGGATAGTATAATTAAATCAATATCAATTATTCTGAAGCCCAATCAGGGCTTGTCCTACCCACAGTTTAACCCACACAATATAAACTATCATAACCCTATATCTCCAGCGCCGCCTtcatttcttcattttctccgGCGCCGCTACAGTTATTCCTCTTCTCCGTTGCTCCATTTGTGTGCAGGTAAGTTTCTTCCTCTTTCTCCATATTTTCCTATTTTCTAAATACAACAAAGACTCTTCAGTGcaattttcaacaatttttgCGATTGGGAACAATTTTGAAATTCTTACTCAAAATGAGTTATTCGTGTTGCTCTTATGAATTCCTCGTATGAAGTGGCTTGGAATGATATTTTTGGTAGCTTGTGAAGTGTTGTGGTTGCAGCTacgtttttaattaatgtgtttAATACACTGATTTCACAACGAAGCTGATAAGTTTTGATGTTTATGATAATCTGGCTGCATATGATAATCTATCTAGCTAGCACCATGAAATAATCTTTATTTGGATTGCTCTCCAGTTGATTTTAGTTTTTTGGTGTATTATAATTGACCTCACTTTGAAACTCTTTGATTTTGCATCATATACAATAAAGTTGTTTACGACTGATTCTGTTCAATGATTGAATTTTGGTTGCTATTTAACAGACCCAGAAAGAACTATGAAGCAAAATGGTGAACTATTGAATGGTACTGAATTTGATATGGAAGACGACGATCCTGTTGTTTCCGAGTCCGAATCTGATTCGGACGAAGATGGGGACGTGAAGTTAAGCGAACCTGCAAAGACTGCTGTATATAACAAAGCTGGCTTGCTCGATAAACTTGGAGATATCTGCTGGCCGGAGAGTGTGGACTGGATACACAAGTTGTCGCTCGATATTGATCAAGATAACGAGGTGAACGTGAATGATGATCTGAACCGGGAGCTAGCTTTCTACACACAGGCACTAGAGGGGGCAAGGCAGGCGTTTACGAAATTCCAGTCGAAGGAGGTGGACCTGCCTTTCCTCAGGCCGTCCGATTACTATGCTGAAATGGTTAAATCGGACACGCACATGGAGAAGGTGAAGAGCCGCATCTTGGCAGAGAAGAGGAAGatggaggaggccgaggagAGGAGGAAGGCTCGGGACAACAAGAAGTTAGCCAAGGAAATACAAGTGCAGAAGCAGAAGGAGAGGGCTAAGCAAAAGAAGGACGACATAGAGTCGGTCAAGAACTGGAGAAAGCAGAGGAAGCAGAGTGGTTTCGCTGCGGATGATAAAGATGGTGACCTGAGCTTAGCGTTTGAAGACGGGAAAGCGTTTCATAGGTCGGGTAAGAAGAGGCCGGGAGTTGCTCCCGGAGATCGGTCTGGGGGTAAGGGCGGTGGGAAGTTTAAGAAGGGATCTGATAAAAAGATGAAGGGCAGAGAACGCAAGGACTCGAAGTATGGATTTGGTGGGAGGAAAGGGATGAAGAAGCAGAACACGGCTGAGACCACCGAGGATTTCAGAGGCTATCGTCAAAGCAATAAGAAACAAAAAGTATGATGATAAATGAGTTGCATTGTATTTGGCTTTCTAGGTACTGTGATGATTATGATGAACTTGTTGTGAGGCTAGTTTAGCTTCTAATTTTTGTGTAAGGCAGTTGAATTCCTACCATTTTGAAACAAGATTATAAGTTTTTGTTGTGACAATCTGTGGTGTTTGTTTTTATCTCTAATCTGgtaattttcctttttcatgGTTTCAAACACGAATTAAGTACCACTACTTAAACAATAATAATGATTGTTCCAACTTCCAAGTGAAATGGATGATCGACGTAGTGGAAGAGAAGACAAATGAAATATACATTGACAAGTATGGAAACCCCAAAACTACGATAGCTTAAGGTGCAAAGTTTTTTCAGTAAAAAAGTCGTGGCATTttgattgattaattttttaacaTTACATAACTAGAATCATCAAAAGATTTGCTAGAGATCTCCAAACAAATCCTCTCATACAACAAACGATGTACAGGTTCAAATGTTAACCCCACTCAATGGCGAGCTGCCAGATCAAGAAGTTCCTTGTATTCAACCTTCTCCGATAAGATATATGGCTTCACTTTGAGGTGCTCGTTACCCTTTCCCGGAGAGATGTATTTTAGCCCGATCAACTTCAAGCCTACAACATTAGAAATATGACAATTAAGAAACTGTTGCCTGATGATCTCAATTTAAAGTCACAAATCAGACATATCACTGTTGAACATATAAAATGTTAGCTTCCAGCAAAAGACTGAAATTTAGTGATTCTGGATAGAAGGGAGCTATATTCTATTGACTATTTACATAAATAGTTAGGTTAGTATTTCATGGGAAAGCAGATATTTTGAGTAGCAGTCGAGGGTTCCTATGAGCATGCAAACACAAAATATACTCACTGTCTTCAACTCGTTCATATAAGAATCTCTCTCCTTTCCAGTATTCCAGTGGTCTCGTCCTAACTCTTTTGCTTCTTCTCACTCCAGTTTCAAATGATGTACCAGCATCTGCAATATCATCAGCACATACCGAATCAGCTAAGCAAATAAATTGCTAGTACATGTTACTCAGAGGCAATCACAAAAATAAACACCTGCAATACTTTTCCTCATGGGGTGTGCATCTCTGATACGTTTATCACCTGCTACTCTTTTTCCTCTCTTCGGCTTGGCAGCATGCGCCTGAAAGAACTTTAACGTTAGCCAATAAATTGGGAAAATCATGTTCTTATGAAGATGAGATCTTCACATATTACTGTCACACATGACATTTTGATATTATACGAAGGCTGCTGTACTAGTCCATTGTAACAAATGCTGGTTCTAAAATGAGCAGattaacaaaaaagaaaaaaggaagtaAAAAAAGAGGGAAAGAACCTCGTGTTGTTCTGGACTAATTTGTTGTCTGGTTGATGCATCACCCCTGCCTTCCTTATCATCAAATGATGTACCAGCATCTGCAATATCATCAGCACATGCTGAATCAGCTAAGCATTAAATATTGGTGGTACATGTTACATTAGAGGCGATCACAAAAATAAACACCTGCAATACTTTTCCTCATGGGGTGAGCATCTCTAATACGTTTATCACCAGCTACTCTTTTTCCTCTCTTAGGCTTGGCAGCATGCACCTGAAAGAACTTTAATGTTAGCCAATAAACTGGGAAAATCATGTTCCTGTAATCAAGATGAGATCTTCAAATATTACTGTCACACACAAATTCTGATATTATACAACGGCCACTGTACTAATCTTTCATAGAATCATAGCAATGCAGGTTCTAAAATGCACAGATtcagaaaaaagaaattaacaaAAAAGGGAAACAACCTTGTGTTGTTCTGGATTAATTTGTCGTTTGCTTGATGCATCACCCTTGCCTTCCTTATCATCTACAGAAGGGTTTGATTCATCTGCCATACGGGTATATATTTCTCAACAttagatttaatattaaaaaacacCGACAACAGAAAATGACTCTCTTCTATCTCTGGAGCAAgtacaatctcataaacaagcCATAACATGTATAGCTGCATATCAGACATACTAAATGGTTCTTACTGTGATTAGTATTCATAGTTTCTCCAATGCTGTTATCTGGTTCTTCATTTTGCCTACTACTGGCATCCATGCTCGGTATGCTTGCATTCTCATCTCCAAACTGCTCAGCAAGACCATCAGCATTTACATTTACTTGATGTTCATCCAAATCACAAACTGTTAAATTTGTGCTATTAAGCTCTTTATTTGATTCCATCTCATTAAACATGCCCAACTCCTTATGCACATCAGCCTGCCCAACTAGCTTATCCCTGAGCTGTCCAGGAGATGCATGTTCCTTAGTACTGCCACACTCTCTTTGCATGCTTGCATTTTCACTCTCAGACTGTTCCGGCAGACTACCAGCATTTTGAAGCACTTGTGGAGAATATATATCAGATATTGCAGATTCAGTACGACCGAACTTTACATGTGATTCCAACTCATGACCTAAATCCTTTTGGATATCAACCTGTCCAAGTAGCTCATCAGTGGGATTGGCGGAAGAAGAATTTGGGTGCGGACACAAATCAATTTCCTGGGGTGAAAATGGGTCTCTGAGAGGGCTGGGCTGCAAAATCTTCTTTTTCAATAAAGATACGGATCCAAATGGATTTCTTGGAGGAGTTGGTGAAGATACATGATTAGCTGGATTTTCCACTTGCTCTTGTCCCATGCGAGGTTTCTTATTCAAATTTTTCAGCACACTGTCTAACACCACAGAACTCCTACGAGGCCTTTGACGACTTCTTGGTGTAGTTAAAACACTAGCCATTCTAACATCAGGCAATTCAGTCAAGAAGCACAGCTTCTCCATATCAAGAGTTTTGATCTTCAACCGCTCCTGCAAGATATTCAAAGCTCCCTCACCTTCTAAATCATCATCATTACAGGATAACAGTTCCTCCAACATAGCATTGTCTCCACCCTCTGTTTTCTTCATAGATGCTGATGGACCTAAGATGATATGATATAGAATGAAATCAAATAGAATTCGCTAAGATATTAAAAAATGTAGATGTAGTAATTGGAAAGCAGAATCAGAAATAAAAACTCCTTCCACATCTGACATATGCTTTAGACTATAACATGATCTACCCACCAGCCAATTCCGTGGAATCCTCTTCCACGTCACTGAGATTGGGATCAGGATCAGGATCAATTATCTTCTCCTGCAACACATCTTTAGGTGGACTTGGAATGTCCTGAGACACTGTCTCTTGGGAGGAGATCCACATGTCATCATTTTCTGAAGGGGTTGACGAGTAGCGGTGCTTGTAATTATATGACTTCCTGTAATTTAGAGGCAGTTATCGATTATTTAATGCAGCCTAGATAAATATTTCTTTATCAGTTATAAACCAGTTTATTGCATCAGAAAACAATGAATACAGCACACAAAAATCCAAATATACCCTAAAATTCCTGGTCGACGACGGCGTTCATTATTTGATGGTTTATAAAGGCCTATATTTTCCACACTAACACCTAGTTGTTTTTGCATCTCTTTTTTGGCATCTGCAGCAGTAAAAAGCATGAGATCAGTAAAGCAAAGAGATACAAGGAAACAAATAGCATATATGAAGATAACAAATCAGATGAAACCCAAAAAATTACTTTCAGTCCTCTCATAAGCATCAAAAAAGGCATCTGGATCTTGGAGCGAATCCATGTCTAAAACTGGCTCCAAATTGACTGGAGGGTGACTGTGGTGAAGGAAAAAGTACATTGTTTGTTATAATCAACTCATAAATCCTTCGGTTAAGATATTAGATACTGTAAGGCCCAGAACATCACCTAATACTTGGTTTCAGGGAAAATGAAGCCTTCTTACGGGCAAGCCCAAGACCCGGCCTCCGTTCTT from Salvia splendens isolate huo1 chromosome 4, SspV2, whole genome shotgun sequence encodes the following:
- the LOC121801411 gene encoding probable rRNA-processing protein EBP2 homolog, with the protein product MKQNGELLNGTEFDMEDDDPVVSESESDSDEDGDVKLSEPAKTAVYNKAGLLDKLGDICWPESVDWIHKLSLDIDQDNEVNVNDDLNRELAFYTQALEGARQAFTKFQSKEVDLPFLRPSDYYAEMVKSDTHMEKVKSRILAEKRKMEEAEERRKARDNKKLAKEIQVQKQKERAKQKKDDIESVKNWRKQRKQSGFAADDKDGDLSLAFEDGKAFHRSGKKRPGVAPGDRSGGKGGGKFKKGSDKKMKGRERKDSKYGFGGRKGMKKQNTAETTEDFRGYRQSNKKQKV
- the LOC121799420 gene encoding uncharacterized protein LOC121799420 isoform X1; translation: MVTLAAANVASFVSVKLGRDVNNRYNYETWSEQMLCLLQSQDLMEFIDDTPPPPENRDGAWRRNDWLIKGWILGALSDEVIKTVVKLRCARAMWLKLKYNFSETRLPPPSPPPPPPFATVSYKGKEWREDTALYRSALRGDWQTAKRFVDQDPNAIKLRLGFSSETAIHVAATVRKPEFLSKLLDLISDDSVLALRDKFGDNPLHTAAAMGNYQAAEILVTRYPNLLYHSNIDNRFPHHSAADFGHREILQLFISKTYDNLPTNPFAGDGGCVLLELMICADFFDIALELVNKYPYMVTVNPKTICTVLVNIAEKATVFCIDDQLSFWKRLIYWCTLKMDMKPKSFDIEKQTILELPWWHKLVLKLHPGGVIKYLASRFNKYHEKIMLREKALKLVKCLCKHMESLDYDTASRICQDTILAAAETGNRDVVEEIVEIFPLAIYFTDSSYQSFIHLAVKNRCEKVFNLLYQSRTYDYSNKIDNSGNSILHLAACLAPTHKLNLVSGAALQMQREIQWFQEASKFLSPHIKEQKNSSGETAKMIFTKEHKRLKIEGEKWMKDTASSCTIAATLIATVVFAAAITVPGGNKPDSGYPVFHNSTAFTVFAVSDAVSLFTSSTSLLMFLSIHTSRYAEEDFLYALPKRLCIGLFTLFVSILFMMIAFSSTVYLVFGRKKAWVLFPMGALTCLPISSFVLLQYPLLRDVISSTYGRGIFGKQSDRPFP
- the LOC121799420 gene encoding uncharacterized protein LOC121799420 isoform X2, yielding MVTLAAANVASFVSVKLGRDVNNRYNYETWSEQMLCLLQSQDLMEFIDDTPPPPENRDGAWRRNDWLIKGWILGALSDEVIKTVVKLRCARAMWLKLKYNFSETRLPPPSPPPPPPFATVSYKGKEWREDTALYRSALRGDWQTAKRFVDQDPNAIKLRLGFSSETAIHVAATVRKPEFLSKLLDLISDDSVLALRDKFGDNPLHTAAAMGNYQAAEILVTRYPNLLYHSNIDNRFPHHSAADFGHREILQLFISKTYDNLPTNPFAGDGGCVLLELMICADFFDIALELVNKYPYMVTVNPKTICTVLVNIAEKATVFCIDDQLSFWKRLIYWYTELPWWHKLVLKLHPGGVIKYLASRFNKYHEKIMLREKALKLVKCLCKHMESLDYDTASRICQDTILAAAETGNRDVVEEIVEIFPLAIYFTDSSYQSFIHLAVKNRCEKVFNLLYQSRTYDYSNKIDNSGNSILHLAACLAPTHKLNLVSGAALQMQREIQWFQEASKFLSPHIKEQKNSSGETAKMIFTKEHKRLKIEGEKWMKDTASSCTIAATLIATVVFAAAITVPGGNKPDSGYPVFHNSTAFTVFAVSDAVSLFTSSTSLLMFLSIHTSRYAEEDFLYALPKRLCIGLFTLFVSILFMMIAFSSTVYLVFGRKKAWVLFPMGALTCLPISSFVLLQYPLLRDVISSTYGRGIFGKQSDRPFP